The following proteins are encoded in a genomic region of Corylus avellana chromosome ca4, CavTom2PMs-1.0:
- the LOC132178444 gene encoding 5-formyltetrahydrofolate cyclo-ligase, mitochondrial-like — protein sequence MYCQCRAKAGRLMMCSAKEVVLLTQARTLASPTTALSRPSNVRPSPDPNRSLVTLTTTNDPLEVEAIFQQKRSLRSKIRKELKNMDPIRRSEEDNAIQSIVLGAPWFKASKSFCAYISCAALREVDTSRIVSEVLSKPIEGLFCIAFSMVDIWQWYVR from the exons ATGTATTGTCAATGTAGAGCAAAGGCAGGTAGGCTAATGATGTGCAGTGCGAAGGAGGTGGTGCTGCTCACCCAGGCGCGCACGTTAGCTTCACCCACCACGGCGTTATCGCGTCCCTCTAACGTACGCCCGTCACCGGATCCTAACCGCTCTCTCGTAACCTTGACCACGACCAACGATCCTCTCGAGGTCGAAGCCATATTTCAGCAAAAGCGGTCGCTTCGCTCCAAAATACGCAAGGAGCTCAAGAACATGGACCCAATCCGGAGATCCGAAgaag ATAATGCAATTCAGAGTATTGTTTTGGGAGCTCCGTGGTTCAAGGCTAGTAAGAGTTTTTGTGCTTATATAAGCTGTGCCGCTTTACGAGAAGTGGATACGTCAAGAATTGTCTCAGAGGTTTTATCCAAACCAATCGAaggtttgttttgcattgcattttcaATGGTTGACATTTGGCAATGGTATGTGAGATGA
- the LOC132179809 gene encoding CLAVATA3/ESR (CLE)-related protein 25-like has translation MGGSSSSSRRRRSSLHFKVLFGALALAGVIFLFLVNIQASGRGKMGAPTSTSTSHSVGNFKHADILGRDKLLDHPDLDFNYMSKRRVPNGPDPIHNRRTGNSGRPPGRTQGSPAQKAPGNLN, from the exons atgGGTGGAAGTAGTAGTAGTAGTCGTCGTCGTCGTAGTTCCTTGCATTTCAAGGTCTTGTTTGGAGCACTTGCATTGGCGGgggttatttttcttttcttggttaaTATTCAGGCGAGTGGAAGAGGAAAGATGGGCGCTCCAACTTCTACGAGTACTTCTCACTCCGTAGGAAATTTCAAGCATGCGGATATCTTGGGTAGAGACAAGCTCCTTGACCATCCAGACTTAGATTTCAACTACATGAGCAAAAGAAGAGTTCCCAATGGACCAGATCCTATACATAACAG GAGAACTGGGAACTCTGGACGACCTCCTGGTCGAACCCAAGGATCACCGGCTCAAAAAGCTCCAGGAAAtctaaattga